Part of the bacterium genome is shown below.
AAGCGCAAGGAAATAACGCGCTGTTCCTTTGGAGTGAGAGACTCGAGAACCCGTTTAAGCTCGGTCTGAAGCATTGTAAGGTTCGCCATGTTCATCGGCGAATTACCACTTTCATCGGCTATGACATCCTCGAGTGTTCTGCTATCATCGTCACCGAGAGACTTGTTGAGAGATACCTGACCTGTGAAAAAGCGGCGCATCTTACTGCTTTTGTCCGGCTCGACCTCCATCTCGATGGAAACCTCCTGAGGCGTCGGTTCCCTGCCAAGTTTCTGCGAAAGTTCCTGCGAGATCCGCGAATACCGCCTTATCCACTGAACAAGGTATGTTGGAAGTTTAACAACATGCGACTGCTCGGCCAATGTCCGCAGCATAGCCTGACGAATCCACCAAATCGCATAAGTTCCTAGCTTATAACCGCGACCAGGATCAAATCGCTCGACAGCCTTAATCAAAGCAGCATTACCCTCCTGAATTAAATCAAGGAAATCAACACCCTGATTTGTGTAATTCTTAGCTATATTTATCACAAGCCGCACATTGGCCTCGATAAGGAGGCGTTTGCATTCCTCATAGATAGCCCAATGCTTTTTTATCTCTTTGAGCTCGACAATGAAATTATCGAAAGGCATAAGGCAAGACTCTTCTAGCCTTTTATAGATCTTAAGCTCACGCCTACGGAGTATTATCGCCTCTCGAAACAGAAGCACTGAAACTTCAAGTTTCTTGGCAACCTTTCCCGCATCATCTCCACTGCTAACTACTTCATCGACACTAACGCGAAGCTCTTCTGGGTCCATATCGATGGCTTTTGCAGTTTCATTAAAACGATCCTTATAATGCTCGTAATAATTACTTATCTTCCCCATTATACCGGAAAAACGATCGAGTGTGCGTGCAGTAAGTTCGAGTTTCTGTAAATCCTCGTCAACTTCTGCAGAAAATTCCGTTAGCTTTATGCGCCATTTCTTCTCGGTTAGCTCGCCGGAGTGTAGCATCTTAATGGATTCGACTACCTTATGATATTTTTCAGCAATCTGATCCAGAACGACTAACGCGTCGGCGCGCTTCTCATCTGTGGTGGCTAGAGGGTCGCCCGAAGTAGCTTTGGTAAATTCATCTAAAGGAAGCTCTCGCGTTCGAACGATTTTGCCGATCTGCATTAACCTCTCGATAAACATCGTGTTCTTGGGAATAAGACCTCGAATAGTATGAAGCGACTCCTGAAGTCGCGATGCAACCTCCAGCTCGCGCTCTTTACCCAATATCTTAACCTTGCCCACCTCTTTGAT
Proteins encoded:
- a CDS encoding sigma-70 family RNA polymerase sigma factor, with translation FLDSLGEKQSVGIAVVQSFIESHKRKINSEDVLDYLAANGVTVIGMQRAEHPKHYRKDDPLWLYIKEVGKVKILGKERELEVASRLQESLHTIRGLIPKNTMFIERLMQIGKIVRTRELPLDEFTKATSGDPLATTDEKRADALVVLDQIAEKYHKVVESIKMLHSGELTEKKWRIKLTEFSAEVDEDLQKLELTARTLDRFSGIMGKISNYYEHYKDRFNETAKAIDMDPEELRVSVDEVVSSGDDAGKVAKKLEVSVLLFREAIILRRRELKIYKRLEESCLMPFDNFIVELKEIKKHWAIYEECKRLLIEANVRLVINIAKNYTNQGVDFLDLIQEGNAALIKAVERFDPGRGYKLGTYAIWWIRQAMLRTLAEQSHVVKLPTYLVQWIRRYSRISQELSQKLGREPTPQEVSIEMEVEPDKSSKMRRFFTGQVSLNKSLGDDDSRTLEDVIADESGNSPMNMANLTMLQTELKRVLESLTPKEQRVISLRFGLEDNVPRTLEEIGQIFDLSRERIRQIEMKALSKLRHPSKLEKLLPYLKE